One stretch of Oncorhynchus masou masou isolate Uvic2021 chromosome 9, UVic_Omas_1.1, whole genome shotgun sequence DNA includes these proteins:
- the LOC135545865 gene encoding ras-related protein Rap-2c gives MKEYKVVVLGSGGVGKSALTVQFVTGTFIEKYDPTIEDFYRKEIEVDSSPSVLEILDTAGTEQFASMRDLYIKNGQGFILVYSLVNQQSFQDIRPMRDQIVRVKRFEKVPLILVGNKVDLESEREVAGADGRALAQEWGCPFIETSAKSKTMVDELFAEIVRQMNYATLPEKQEQCCTACVVQ, from the exons ATGAAGGAGTACAAAGTGGTTGTGTTGGGAAGCGGAGGCGTTGGCAAGTCCGCGCTGACTGTCCAGTTTGTCACGGGCACGTTCATCGAAAAATATGACCCTACAATTGAGGACTTCTATCGGAAAGAGATTGAAGTGGACTCGTCGCCTTCGGTGTTGGAGATCCTTGACACGGCAGGGACAGAACAGTTCGCCTCCATGAGAGACCTGTACATCAAGAACGGCCAGGGTTTCATACTTGTCTACAGTCTCGTCAATCAACAGTCTTTTCAG GACATCAGGCCGATGCGAGACCAGATCGTGCGGGTCAAGCGCTTTGAGAAGGTGCCACTGATTCTGGTGGGCAACAAGGTGGACCTGGAGTCTGAGAGGGAGGTTGCAGGTGCAGACGGTCGGGCCCTGGCTCAGGAGTGGGGCTGCCCCTTCATCGAGACCTCAGCCAAGAGCAAGACCATGGTGGACGAGCTGTTTGCTGAGATCGTCCGTCAGATGAACTATGCCACACTGCCAGAGAAACAGGAGCAGTGCTGCACGGCCTGTGTGGTGCAGTAA
- the zgc:92907 gene encoding UDP-N-acetylglucosamine transferase subunit ALG13 homolog isoform X2, translating to MDNHQLELARQLHQDSHLLYCTPSTLTKTLKTMDLAVLSSFLPGQPKHFANFLDRALGVQ from the exons ATGGACAATCACCAGCTAGAGCTGGCCAGACAGCTACACCAAGACTCACACCTACTCTACTGCACCCCCAG CACTCTTACTAAGACTCTGAAGACAATGGACCTTGCTGTTCTCTCATCCTTCTTACCTGGACAACCAAAGCATTTTGCCAATTTCCTGGACAGGGCCCTTGGTGTTCAATGA
- the zgc:92907 gene encoding UDP-N-acetylglucosamine transferase subunit ALG13 homolog isoform X1 produces the protein MKRVFVTVGTTSFDDLIERVTSPEAVQELKARGYQHLVLQVGQGSILPDSDSCHELTLEAFRFKDSIAENIKCADLVISHAGAGSCLETLGADKPLLVVVNDKLMDNHQLELARQLHQDSHLLYCTPSTLTKTLKTMDLAVLSSFLPGQPKHFANFLDRALGVQ, from the exons ATGAAGAGGGTATTTGTAACTGTAGGAACAACAAGCTTTGATGACCTAATCGAACGTGTTACTTCCCCTGAAGCTGTTCAA GAGTTGAAAGCCCGCGGCTATCAACATTTAGTCCTGCAGGTTGGACAAGGCTCCATTCTCCCAGATTCAGACAGCTGTCACGAGCTCACGTTGGAGGCTTTCCGATTCAAGGATTCCATTGCTGAAAATATCAAATGTGCCGACCTGGTTATCAGCCATGCTG GGGCAGGTAGTTGCCTGGAGACCCTTGGTGCAGACAAGCCACTGCTAGTGGTGGTCAATGACAAACTAATGGACAATCACCAGCTAGAGCTGGCCAGACAGCTACACCAAGACTCACACCTACTCTACTGCACCCCCAG CACTCTTACTAAGACTCTGAAGACAATGGACCTTGCTGTTCTCTCATCCTTCTTACCTGGACAACCAAAGCATTTTGCCAATTTCCTGGACAGGGCCCTTGGTGTTCAATGA